A part of Anas acuta chromosome 26, bAnaAcu1.1, whole genome shotgun sequence genomic DNA contains:
- the LOC137844773 gene encoding perilipin-3-like isoform X2 has translation MPVGYLSGARPSPTCAAGAAGAVQAAAVDFTMASKKTMQNLPEAEDQQQESAVDRVTSLPLLNSAFNLVSSAYNHTKETHPCLSGVCNVAETVAAVAVGSVVGGAQPILNQLEPQIALVNEYACKGLNQLEENLPFLQQPADKVISDTKQLVSTKVISAMDAACEAKEAVADKVTEAVDLTKNVVGDSVKLTRSVVASSVSSAVEAAQGAKDLMTNKVTEAVDLTKHIVEDSIGLTKSAVASTIVNAVEAAQGAKELMTNKVTEAVDLSKHIVEDSIGLTKSTVASTIVNAVEAAQGAKELVTNKVTEAVDLTKHIVEDSVGLTKSAVASTIASAVEAAQGAKELMTSKVTEAVDLSKQIVEESVGLTKSAVASTIVNAVEAAQGAKELVTNKVTEAVDLTKVAVQDSVEKTKSVVTSTVNTALDAAFNTITSKINTALEQSREAIQESVEITNTVVNNSVSKARAVGQAVAGGVESVLGISEDLVDQYLPMTQEELGKLATAEGFGMASVEEQKQQQSYFVRLGSLSNKVRHRAYQHSLNKLQHVKQRLQNTLSQLQLAINLIESVKKEVGQKLLDAQEKLHQLWVDWSLTQPKGPQVQTASQAEIESRTLTMLHIITQQLQRAYENLKVSIHGLPSNIQEAVHQATRNIRKLHTSFSSAKSFHDLSSTTLAESRDYVVEAQRSLNDLLQYVTQNIPLNWLVGPFRARVKEDSRKEKKDTTEIKCPALEKAATSEEVAKMPEEPKGAKTILEEVCEVLEKIEEKLERDMEVEMEVALAAKELVTNAPKEDL, from the exons ATGCCCGTGGGGTATTTAAGCGGGGCGAGGCCCAGTCCTacctgtgctgctggtgctgctggagctgtgcaggcag CTGCAGTTGACTTCACTATGGCATCAAAGAAGACCATGCAGAATCTGCCAGAGGCTGAGGACCAGCAGCAAGAG AGCGCTGTCGATCGGGTGACCAGCCTGCCCTTGCTCAACTCTGCATTCAACCTGGTCTCATCTGCCTACAACCACACCAAGGAGACCCATCCTTGCCTCAGCGGCGTCTGCAATGTGGCTGAGACTGTGGCTGCTGTTGCAGTAGGGAGTGTGGTCGGTGGGGCACAGCCCATACTGAACCAGCTGGAGCCACAAA TTGCACTTGTGAATGAATATGCTTGTAAGGGATTGAATCAGCTGGAGGAGAACTTGCCTTTCCTTCAACAGCCAGCAGATAAG GTAATCTCAGACACCAAGCAGCTGGTTTCCACCAAAGTGATATCTGCCATGGATGCCGCCTGTGAGGCGAAAGAAGCAGTGGCTGATAAAGTGACTGAAGCTGTGGATCTCACAAAAAATGTTGTTGGGGACAGCGTTAAGCTGACCAGGTCAGTGGTGGCCTCCAGTGTTAGCAGTGCTGTGGAGGCTGCCCAGGGTGCCAAGGACCTCATGACCAACAAGGTGACTGAAGCAGTGGACCTCACTAAGCACATCGTGGAGGACAGCATTGGCCTGACCAAGTCTGCGGTGGCATCTACTATTGTCAATGCTGTGGAGGCTGCTCAGGGGGCCAAGGAGCTCATGACCAACAAGGTGACAGAGGCCGTGGACCTGAGTAAGCACATTGTGGAGGACAGCATTGGCCTGACCAAGTCCACAGTTGCTTCCACGATTGTCAATGCTGTGGAGGCCGCCCAGGGAGCCAAGGAACTGGTGACCAACAAGGTGACTGAAGCAGTAGACCTCACTAAGCACATCGTGGAGGACAGCGTTGGGCTGACCAAGTCTGCGGTTGCTTCCACTATTGCCAGTGCTGTGGAGGCTGCCCAGGGTGCCAAGGAGCTCATGACCAGCAAGGTGACGGAGGCTGTGGACCTGAGTAAGCAGATTGTGGAGGAGAGCGTCGGACTGACCAAGTCTGCAGTGGCATCTACTATTGTCAATGCTGTGGAGGCCGCCCAGGGGGCCAAGGAACTGGTGACCAACAAGGTGACAGAGGCAGTGGATCTAACTAAAGTGGCTGTTCAGGATAGTGTTGAGAAGACCAAATCAGTGGTCACTTCTACGGTCAATACAGCCCTGGATGCTGCGTTTAACACCATAACtagcaaaataaacacagcgcttgagcagagcagagaggccATCCAGGAGAGTGTGGAGATAACTAACACAGTGGTGAACAACAGTGTAAGCAAAGCCAGGGCGGTGGGCCAAGCGGTGGCAGGTGGTGTAGAATCTGTCCTGGGCATATCAGAAGATCTGGTGGATCAATACCTCCCCATGACACAAGAGGAACTAG GTAAACTTGCCACTGCTGAGGGATTTGGTATGGCTTCTGTGGAggagcagaaacagcagcagagttACTTCGTTCGTCTGGGTTCCCTCTCTAACAAAGTCCGCCACAGAGCCTACCAGCACTCCCTGAACAAGCTGCAGCATGTTAAGCAAAGACTCCAGAACACACTCTCGCAACTACAGCTGGCAATAAACTTG ATTGAATCTGTGAAAAAGGAGGTTGGCCAGAAGCTTCTGGATGCTCAAGAGAAGCTCCATCAGCTGTGGGTGGACTGGAGCCTGACCCAACCCAAAGGACCCCAAGTTCAAACAGCCTCCCAGGCAGAG ATAGAATCACGGACTTTAACTATGCTGCATATCATCACCCAGCAGCTACAACGTGCTTATGAGAACCTGAAAGTCAGCATCCATGGCCTCCCCAGCAACATTCAAGAAGCTGTGCATCAGGCCACTCGAAATATCCGGAAGCTCCACACTTCTTTTTCCAGTGCTAAGTCTTTCCACGACCTGTCTAGCACCACCCTGGCTGAGAGTCGGGACTATGTGGTAGAAGCCCAAAGATCTCTAAATGACCTGCTCCAGTACGTAACTCAGAACATCCCTCTTAACTGGCTGGTGGGTCCCTTCAGGGCAAGAGTGAAAGAGGATagcagaaaggagaagaaagataCAACTGAGATAAAATGTCCTGCCTTGGAAAAGGCTGCTACATCAGAGGAGGTGGCTAAGATGCCTGAAGAACCAAAGGGAGCAAAAACAATTCTGGAGGAAGTGTGTGAAGTGCTAGAGAAGATAGAAGAGAAGCTAGAGAGAGACATGGAGGTGGAAATGGAGGTTGCATTGGCTGCAAAGGAGCTAGTAACTAATGCACCAAAGGAAGATCTCTGA
- the LOC137844773 gene encoding perilipin-3-like isoform X1: MPVGYLSGARPSPTCAAGAAGAVQAAAVDFTMASKKTMQNLPEAEDQQQESAVDRVTSLPLLNSAFNLVSSAYNHTKETHPCLSGVCNVAETVAAVAVGSVVGGAQPILNQLEPQIALVNEYACKGLNQLEENLPFLQQPADKVISDTKQLVSTKVISAMDAACEAKEAVADKVTEAVDLTKNVVGDSVKLTRSVVASSVSSAVEAAQGAKDLMTNKVTEAVDLTKHIVEDSIGLTKSAVASTIVNAVEAAQGAKELMTNKVTEAVDLSKHIVEDSIGLTKSTVASTIVNAVEAAQGAKELVTNKVTEAVDLTKHIVEDSVGLTKSAVASTIASAVEAAQGAKELMTSKVTEAVDLSKQIVEESVGLTKSAVASTIVNAVEAAQGAKELVTNKVTEAVDLTKVAVQDSVEKTKSVVTSTVNTALDAAFNTITSKINTALEQSREAIQESVEITNTVVNNSVSKARAVGQAVAGGVESVLGISEDLVDQYLPMTQEELGKLATAEGFGMASVEEQKQQQSYFVRLGSLSNKVRHRAYQHSLNKLQHVKQRLQNTLSQLQLAINLIESVKKEVGQKLLDAQEKLHQLWVDWSLTQPKGPQVQTASQAEQIESRTLTMLHIITQQLQRAYENLKVSIHGLPSNIQEAVHQATRNIRKLHTSFSSAKSFHDLSSTTLAESRDYVVEAQRSLNDLLQYVTQNIPLNWLVGPFRARVKEDSRKEKKDTTEIKCPALEKAATSEEVAKMPEEPKGAKTILEEVCEVLEKIEEKLERDMEVEMEVALAAKELVTNAPKEDL, from the exons ATGCCCGTGGGGTATTTAAGCGGGGCGAGGCCCAGTCCTacctgtgctgctggtgctgctggagctgtgcaggcag CTGCAGTTGACTTCACTATGGCATCAAAGAAGACCATGCAGAATCTGCCAGAGGCTGAGGACCAGCAGCAAGAG AGCGCTGTCGATCGGGTGACCAGCCTGCCCTTGCTCAACTCTGCATTCAACCTGGTCTCATCTGCCTACAACCACACCAAGGAGACCCATCCTTGCCTCAGCGGCGTCTGCAATGTGGCTGAGACTGTGGCTGCTGTTGCAGTAGGGAGTGTGGTCGGTGGGGCACAGCCCATACTGAACCAGCTGGAGCCACAAA TTGCACTTGTGAATGAATATGCTTGTAAGGGATTGAATCAGCTGGAGGAGAACTTGCCTTTCCTTCAACAGCCAGCAGATAAG GTAATCTCAGACACCAAGCAGCTGGTTTCCACCAAAGTGATATCTGCCATGGATGCCGCCTGTGAGGCGAAAGAAGCAGTGGCTGATAAAGTGACTGAAGCTGTGGATCTCACAAAAAATGTTGTTGGGGACAGCGTTAAGCTGACCAGGTCAGTGGTGGCCTCCAGTGTTAGCAGTGCTGTGGAGGCTGCCCAGGGTGCCAAGGACCTCATGACCAACAAGGTGACTGAAGCAGTGGACCTCACTAAGCACATCGTGGAGGACAGCATTGGCCTGACCAAGTCTGCGGTGGCATCTACTATTGTCAATGCTGTGGAGGCTGCTCAGGGGGCCAAGGAGCTCATGACCAACAAGGTGACAGAGGCCGTGGACCTGAGTAAGCACATTGTGGAGGACAGCATTGGCCTGACCAAGTCCACAGTTGCTTCCACGATTGTCAATGCTGTGGAGGCCGCCCAGGGAGCCAAGGAACTGGTGACCAACAAGGTGACTGAAGCAGTAGACCTCACTAAGCACATCGTGGAGGACAGCGTTGGGCTGACCAAGTCTGCGGTTGCTTCCACTATTGCCAGTGCTGTGGAGGCTGCCCAGGGTGCCAAGGAGCTCATGACCAGCAAGGTGACGGAGGCTGTGGACCTGAGTAAGCAGATTGTGGAGGAGAGCGTCGGACTGACCAAGTCTGCAGTGGCATCTACTATTGTCAATGCTGTGGAGGCCGCCCAGGGGGCCAAGGAACTGGTGACCAACAAGGTGACAGAGGCAGTGGATCTAACTAAAGTGGCTGTTCAGGATAGTGTTGAGAAGACCAAATCAGTGGTCACTTCTACGGTCAATACAGCCCTGGATGCTGCGTTTAACACCATAACtagcaaaataaacacagcgcttgagcagagcagagaggccATCCAGGAGAGTGTGGAGATAACTAACACAGTGGTGAACAACAGTGTAAGCAAAGCCAGGGCGGTGGGCCAAGCGGTGGCAGGTGGTGTAGAATCTGTCCTGGGCATATCAGAAGATCTGGTGGATCAATACCTCCCCATGACACAAGAGGAACTAG GTAAACTTGCCACTGCTGAGGGATTTGGTATGGCTTCTGTGGAggagcagaaacagcagcagagttACTTCGTTCGTCTGGGTTCCCTCTCTAACAAAGTCCGCCACAGAGCCTACCAGCACTCCCTGAACAAGCTGCAGCATGTTAAGCAAAGACTCCAGAACACACTCTCGCAACTACAGCTGGCAATAAACTTG ATTGAATCTGTGAAAAAGGAGGTTGGCCAGAAGCTTCTGGATGCTCAAGAGAAGCTCCATCAGCTGTGGGTGGACTGGAGCCTGACCCAACCCAAAGGACCCCAAGTTCAAACAGCCTCCCAGGCAGAG CAGATAGAATCACGGACTTTAACTATGCTGCATATCATCACCCAGCAGCTACAACGTGCTTATGAGAACCTGAAAGTCAGCATCCATGGCCTCCCCAGCAACATTCAAGAAGCTGTGCATCAGGCCACTCGAAATATCCGGAAGCTCCACACTTCTTTTTCCAGTGCTAAGTCTTTCCACGACCTGTCTAGCACCACCCTGGCTGAGAGTCGGGACTATGTGGTAGAAGCCCAAAGATCTCTAAATGACCTGCTCCAGTACGTAACTCAGAACATCCCTCTTAACTGGCTGGTGGGTCCCTTCAGGGCAAGAGTGAAAGAGGATagcagaaaggagaagaaagataCAACTGAGATAAAATGTCCTGCCTTGGAAAAGGCTGCTACATCAGAGGAGGTGGCTAAGATGCCTGAAGAACCAAAGGGAGCAAAAACAATTCTGGAGGAAGTGTGTGAAGTGCTAGAGAAGATAGAAGAGAAGCTAGAGAGAGACATGGAGGTGGAAATGGAGGTTGCATTGGCTGCAAAGGAGCTAGTAACTAATGCACCAAAGGAAGATCTCTGA
- the LOC137844773 gene encoding perilipin-3-like isoform X3 has protein sequence MASKKTMQNLPEAEDQQQESAVDRVTSLPLLNSAFNLVSSAYNHTKETHPCLSGVCNVAETVAAVAVGSVVGGAQPILNQLEPQIALVNEYACKGLNQLEENLPFLQQPADKVISDTKQLVSTKVISAMDAACEAKEAVADKVTEAVDLTKNVVGDSVKLTRSVVASSVSSAVEAAQGAKDLMTNKVTEAVDLTKHIVEDSIGLTKSAVASTIVNAVEAAQGAKELMTNKVTEAVDLSKHIVEDSIGLTKSTVASTIVNAVEAAQGAKELVTNKVTEAVDLTKHIVEDSVGLTKSAVASTIASAVEAAQGAKELMTSKVTEAVDLSKQIVEESVGLTKSAVASTIVNAVEAAQGAKELVTNKVTEAVDLTKVAVQDSVEKTKSVVTSTVNTALDAAFNTITSKINTALEQSREAIQESVEITNTVVNNSVSKARAVGQAVAGGVESVLGISEDLVDQYLPMTQEELGKLATAEGFGMASVEEQKQQQSYFVRLGSLSNKVRHRAYQHSLNKLQHVKQRLQNTLSQLQLAINLIESVKKEVGQKLLDAQEKLHQLWVDWSLTQPKGPQVQTASQAEQIESRTLTMLHIITQQLQRAYENLKVSIHGLPSNIQEAVHQATRNIRKLHTSFSSAKSFHDLSSTTLAESRDYVVEAQRSLNDLLQYVTQNIPLNWLVGPFRARVKEDSRKEKKDTTEIKCPALEKAATSEEVAKMPEEPKGAKTILEEVCEVLEKIEEKLERDMEVEMEVALAAKELVTNAPKEDL, from the exons ATGGCATCAAAGAAGACCATGCAGAATCTGCCAGAGGCTGAGGACCAGCAGCAAGAG AGCGCTGTCGATCGGGTGACCAGCCTGCCCTTGCTCAACTCTGCATTCAACCTGGTCTCATCTGCCTACAACCACACCAAGGAGACCCATCCTTGCCTCAGCGGCGTCTGCAATGTGGCTGAGACTGTGGCTGCTGTTGCAGTAGGGAGTGTGGTCGGTGGGGCACAGCCCATACTGAACCAGCTGGAGCCACAAA TTGCACTTGTGAATGAATATGCTTGTAAGGGATTGAATCAGCTGGAGGAGAACTTGCCTTTCCTTCAACAGCCAGCAGATAAG GTAATCTCAGACACCAAGCAGCTGGTTTCCACCAAAGTGATATCTGCCATGGATGCCGCCTGTGAGGCGAAAGAAGCAGTGGCTGATAAAGTGACTGAAGCTGTGGATCTCACAAAAAATGTTGTTGGGGACAGCGTTAAGCTGACCAGGTCAGTGGTGGCCTCCAGTGTTAGCAGTGCTGTGGAGGCTGCCCAGGGTGCCAAGGACCTCATGACCAACAAGGTGACTGAAGCAGTGGACCTCACTAAGCACATCGTGGAGGACAGCATTGGCCTGACCAAGTCTGCGGTGGCATCTACTATTGTCAATGCTGTGGAGGCTGCTCAGGGGGCCAAGGAGCTCATGACCAACAAGGTGACAGAGGCCGTGGACCTGAGTAAGCACATTGTGGAGGACAGCATTGGCCTGACCAAGTCCACAGTTGCTTCCACGATTGTCAATGCTGTGGAGGCCGCCCAGGGAGCCAAGGAACTGGTGACCAACAAGGTGACTGAAGCAGTAGACCTCACTAAGCACATCGTGGAGGACAGCGTTGGGCTGACCAAGTCTGCGGTTGCTTCCACTATTGCCAGTGCTGTGGAGGCTGCCCAGGGTGCCAAGGAGCTCATGACCAGCAAGGTGACGGAGGCTGTGGACCTGAGTAAGCAGATTGTGGAGGAGAGCGTCGGACTGACCAAGTCTGCAGTGGCATCTACTATTGTCAATGCTGTGGAGGCCGCCCAGGGGGCCAAGGAACTGGTGACCAACAAGGTGACAGAGGCAGTGGATCTAACTAAAGTGGCTGTTCAGGATAGTGTTGAGAAGACCAAATCAGTGGTCACTTCTACGGTCAATACAGCCCTGGATGCTGCGTTTAACACCATAACtagcaaaataaacacagcgcttgagcagagcagagaggccATCCAGGAGAGTGTGGAGATAACTAACACAGTGGTGAACAACAGTGTAAGCAAAGCCAGGGCGGTGGGCCAAGCGGTGGCAGGTGGTGTAGAATCTGTCCTGGGCATATCAGAAGATCTGGTGGATCAATACCTCCCCATGACACAAGAGGAACTAG GTAAACTTGCCACTGCTGAGGGATTTGGTATGGCTTCTGTGGAggagcagaaacagcagcagagttACTTCGTTCGTCTGGGTTCCCTCTCTAACAAAGTCCGCCACAGAGCCTACCAGCACTCCCTGAACAAGCTGCAGCATGTTAAGCAAAGACTCCAGAACACACTCTCGCAACTACAGCTGGCAATAAACTTG ATTGAATCTGTGAAAAAGGAGGTTGGCCAGAAGCTTCTGGATGCTCAAGAGAAGCTCCATCAGCTGTGGGTGGACTGGAGCCTGACCCAACCCAAAGGACCCCAAGTTCAAACAGCCTCCCAGGCAGAG CAGATAGAATCACGGACTTTAACTATGCTGCATATCATCACCCAGCAGCTACAACGTGCTTATGAGAACCTGAAAGTCAGCATCCATGGCCTCCCCAGCAACATTCAAGAAGCTGTGCATCAGGCCACTCGAAATATCCGGAAGCTCCACACTTCTTTTTCCAGTGCTAAGTCTTTCCACGACCTGTCTAGCACCACCCTGGCTGAGAGTCGGGACTATGTGGTAGAAGCCCAAAGATCTCTAAATGACCTGCTCCAGTACGTAACTCAGAACATCCCTCTTAACTGGCTGGTGGGTCCCTTCAGGGCAAGAGTGAAAGAGGATagcagaaaggagaagaaagataCAACTGAGATAAAATGTCCTGCCTTGGAAAAGGCTGCTACATCAGAGGAGGTGGCTAAGATGCCTGAAGAACCAAAGGGAGCAAAAACAATTCTGGAGGAAGTGTGTGAAGTGCTAGAGAAGATAGAAGAGAAGCTAGAGAGAGACATGGAGGTGGAAATGGAGGTTGCATTGGCTGCAAAGGAGCTAGTAACTAATGCACCAAAGGAAGATCTCTGA